A single window of Dermacentor albipictus isolate Rhodes 1998 colony chromosome 1, USDA_Dalb.pri_finalv2, whole genome shotgun sequence DNA harbors:
- the LOC135906071 gene encoding tubulin alpha chain-like, producing the protein MIGGEEKKYPPVPGSPRRTLPPAAASGVSSAVATHPVGAPTPTSSATPPRAFGPGACTTQPTTSPATPALERRTPLRRRLRDPYHATSAPNQTIHFPLVTYVPVISSEKAYHEQFSVADNTNTCFEPANQMVKCDPRHGKYMACCMVYHGDVVPKDVNAAIAAIKKKRTIQFVDSCPTGFKVVINYQPPTVVPGGDQGKVPRAVCMLSNTTAIAGAWGRVDHKFDLMYAKRAFVYWYVGEGMEEGEFSEAREDMATLEKNYEETGMN; encoded by the exons ATGATTGGTGGAGAAGAGAAGAAATATCCG CCCGTTCCGGGGAGTCCACGGAGGACGCTACCACCTGCTGCCGCCAGTGGGGTCTCCAGCGCTGTTGCCACTCATCCGGTTGGTGCCCCAACGCCAACATCATCGGCAACACCTCCACGGGCGTTTGGACCGGGAGCATGTACGACGCAGCCAACGACGTCGCCAGCGACGCCAGCTCTAGAACGTCGAACGCCACTTCGACGCCGGCTACGGGACCCATACCACGCCACATCCGCACCGAACCAAAC GATCCACTTCCCGCTGGTGACGTACGTTCCCGTAATCTCTTCCGAGAAGGCGTACCATGAGCAGTTCAGCGTCGCCGACAACACCAACACTTGTTTCGAGCCGGCAAACCAAATGGTGAAGTGCGATCCGCGCCACGGCAAGTACATGGCCTGTTGTATGGTGTACCACGGCGACGTGGTGCCCAAGGATGTCAATGCTGCGATTGCGGCCATCAAGAAAAAACGCACCATCCAGTTTGTGGACTCGTGTCCCACAGGTTTCAAGGTCGTCATCAACTACCAGCCGCCCACTGTGGTGCCCGGCGGAGACCAGGGCAAGGTTCCGCGTGCCGTATGCATGTTGTCCAACACGACAGCCATCGCAGGGGCCTGGGGCCGAGTGGACCACAAGTTCGACCTCATGTACGCCAAGCGGGCCTTCGTCTACTGGTACGTGGGCGAAGGCATGGAAGAGGGCGAGTTCTCCGAGGCCCGTGAAGACATGGCCACCCTCGAGAAGAACTACGAGGAGACTGGCATGAACTAG
- the LOC135906047 gene encoding histone H2A-like has protein sequence MSGRAPAGKASKTTKGKSRSSRAGLQFPVGRIHRLMSKGNYADRIGAGAPVYMAAVLEYLTAEVLELAGNAARDNHKTRITPRHLQLAIRNDEELSKLLSGVTISEGGVLPNIPQELLPKKSGGSQQQQHGHKGADAGGGSQTY, from the coding sequence ATGTCCGGCCGGGcaccagcgggcaaggcgtccaaGACTACGAAGGGGAAGTCTCGATCGTCGCGGGCTGGTCTTCAGTTCCCGGTGGGTCGAATCCACCGCCTGATGAGCAAAGGGAACTACGCAGATCGCATAGGCGCCGGCGCCCCGGTATACATGGCAGCAGTGTTGGAGTATCTGACGGCAGAAGTGCTCGAGCTGGCGGGTAACGCGGCTCGCGACAACCACAAGACCCGCATCACGCCCCGCCATTTGCAGTTGGCCATCCGtaacgacgaggagcttagcaAGTTGCTGTCAGGCGTCACTATATCCGAGGGCGGCGTGTTGCCGAACATTCCACAGGAGCTGCTCCCAAAGAAGTCCGGCggaagtcagcagcagcagcatggccACAAAGGGGCCGATGCGGGCGGTGGAAGCCAGACCTACTGA